A genomic stretch from Aedes albopictus strain Foshan chromosome 2, AalbF5, whole genome shotgun sequence includes:
- the LOC109426653 gene encoding collagen alpha-1(IV) chain-like, which translates to MRKRLYLFLQLNIAVVLAQDIFGFGDYDEGPCGRWKPGDVDLRSFDLIREFHLDQLQSNSHHVYRIEGTNVHQTAYRLENEANLTMRTVEAFPMGLPHQFSLECTYRTESEPVSAWHLFEVTNELQESQLAVTMNPGRQTLEIGLPGLEGDLQVVEYHHSALFDQRWHKIMLGVTNDYLNLWVDCQPVRDVEGNLNAPLEARGRFDTNNGFVSMSRYAETSVMEPESPTVDLQWMVMNCDPTRPARGNCDELPLYDVAHVGHRPPHGEEPKADCNAVCPPGYNGTDGAPGRPGSPGLPGSKGEPGSNGRRGPPGPRGLEGPPGISVKGDRGEMGQKGEPGVAMAGGGVTVIGPPGLPGPQGPPGAGIKGQKGEQGELGPPGLRGESIRGQPGVPGFPGPEGPPGLGLRGEKGDRGDTGLPGRAGVSAPGIPGGKGEKGEPGDVTAAIGIRGEKGDKGDSGVRGPTGIQGLPGLPGPAGPPGIPGAPATESSYATGNLGVTIPGPRGAPGVPGAAGPPGPPGPPGPAGEGSSSGGGRYFENFMSYGHRGPVGYTGLPGERGAGGDRGPEGGTGLPGVPGQDGAPGMQGSPGVPGQPGAPGLPGLPGRSYTESEVRDICAAVLRDQLAELTEGLIGPPGPPGVSKTGKPGLPGKPGPKGDRGYPGPPGDRGYPGESGNPGVPGLPGERGEPGLEGRPGYDGVGRDGHPGAMGPPGPPGREVQGSPGRQGERGETGKPGVPGLRGAQGVPGVCPNDCYMAAAAAAQSFRANQQTKGPVY; encoded by the exons ATGAG aaaaaggCTGTACCTATTTCTACAGCTGAACATAGCTGTTGTTCTAGCAC AGGATATCTTCGGTTTCGGAGACTATGACGAGGGACCATGTGGCCGCTGGAAACCCGGCGACGTTGATCTCCGTTCGTTCGACCTAATTCGCGAGTTCCACCTGGATCAGCTGCAATCCAACAGTCACCATGTGTACCGAATCGAGGGCACCAATGTGCATCAAACGGCTTACCGGTTGGAAAACGAAGCCAATCTTACCATGCGCACGGTGGAAGCTTTCCCCATGGGACTTCCCCATCAGTTTTCGTTGGAATGTACCTATAGGACCGAGAGTGAACCGGTGTCGGCTTGGCACCTTTTCGAGGTAACGAACGAACTCCAGGAAAGTCAGCTGGCGGTGACGATGAACCCTGGACGGCAGACGTTGGAGATCGGGCTGCCTGGCTTGGAGGGAGATCTGCAGGTTGTGGAGTACCATCATTCGGCG TTATTCGATCAACGCTGGCACAAGATCATGCTGGGAGTAACGAACGACTACCTCAATCTCTGGGTTGACTGTCAACCGGTACGGGATGTGGAAGGAAATCTTAATGCCCCTCTGGAAGCACGAGGACGTTTCGATACCAATAATGGATTCGTTTCGATGTCCCGGTACGCGGAAACATCGGTTATGGAGCCGGAGTCCCCTACCGTAGACCTCCAGTGGATGGTGATGAACTGTGATCCAACACGTCCTGCTCGGGGAAATTGCGACGAGTTGCCGCTGTATGATGTGGCACATGTGGGACACCGACCGCCTCATGGAGAAGAACCGAAAGCCGATTGCAATGCGGTTTGCCCTCCAGGGTACAATGGAACGGAC ggaGCTCCTGGTCGTCCAGGTTCTCCAGGTTTGCCAGGGTCCAAGGGAGAACCCGGTTCCAACGGAAGGCGGGGTCCTCCTGGGCCACGAGGACTGGAAGGTCCACCAGGGATTTCCGTCAAGGGTGATAGAGGTGAAATGGGACAAAAGGGAGAACCAGGTGTAGCGATGGCTGGTGGTGGCGTTACAGTGATTGGGCCACCTGGTTTACCGGGTCCACAAGGACCACCCGGAGCTGGAATCAAGGGACAGAAG GGGGAGCAAGGCGAGTTGGGACCTCCTGGGCTACGAGGTGAGTCGATTCGAGGTCAACCTGGTGTTCCTGGATTTCCGGGTCCAGAAGGGCCACCAGGACTAGGGTTGAGAGGAGAAAAG GGAGATCGTGGAGACACTGGATTGCCTGGTCGTGCTGGGGTATCCGCACCAGGTATCCCTGGAGGGAAGGGTGAAAAAGGAGAACCG GGAGATGTAACTGCTGCAATTGGAATACGAGGTGAAAAGGGGGACAAGGGTGATAGTGGAGTACGGGGACCAACTGGTATTCAAGGGTTGCCAGGTTTGCCTGGTCCCGCAGGACCCCCAGGAATACCGGGAGCACCTGCAACAGAGAGCAGTTACGCTACCGGAAATTTGGGAGTAACTATTCCTGGGCCACGTGGGGCACCTGGCGTACCAGGAGCTGCAGGTCCACCGGGGCCTCCAGGTCCTCCAGGACCAGCAGGAGAAGGTTCCTCGTCAGGTGGAGGcagatattttgaaaatttcatgtcATATGGTCATAGGGGCCCTGTGGGTTACACTGGGCTTCCCGGAGAACGAGGAGCCGGTGGCGATCGAGGTCCAGAAGGTGGAACAGGGCTGCCGGGTGTTCCCGGGCAAGACGGTGCTCCAGGTATGCAAGGGTCTCCGGGTGTTCCCGGGCAACCAGGAGCTCCAGGACTTCCCGGATTACCAGGGAGAAGTTATACCGAGTCTGAGGTGCGGGACATTTGTGCAGCTGTGCTGCGGGATCAGCTTGCAGAATTAACTGAGGGATTGATTGGACCTCCTGGGCCTCCAGGAGTATCTAAAACTGGAAAACCAGGATTACCCGGTAAACCTGGACCAAAGGGTGATCGAGGATATCCGGGTCCACCAG GTGATCGTGGCTACCCTGGAGAGTCCGGTAACCCTGGTGTTCCAGGCCTTCCTGGGGAACGTGGAGAGCCTGGATTAGAGGGACGACCAGGATATGATGGCGTGGGACGAGATGGTCATCCTGGAGCCATGGGTCCACCAGGTCCTCCGGGTCGCGAAGTTCAAGGGTCACCTGGTCGTCAAGGAGAACGGGGAGAAACAGGAAAACCAGGTGTACCAGGCCTGCGAGGCGCCCAAGGTGTTCCGGGTGTATGCCCTAATGATTGTTACATGGCTGCGGCAGCTGCTGCACAAAGCTTCCGCGCCAATCAACAGACTAAAGGGCCGGTGTATTAG